A window of Infirmifilum lucidum contains these coding sequences:
- a CDS encoding winged helix-turn-helix transcriptional regulator, which produces MLDELDIRILEVLLHDPRAPISHISKETGLSRPTVRARLKKLLESGIVKGFRIELDEEKMGSRTFLLTLSVKNADEAIKEILGFGGVYEVYVSPGQQNLLVFLHASDIDFLANILDFAKKLDPLAELRLVTSIIRVDRSIERIIASGKATIHCETCGTLIRGTPFTYTHGNRKHYFCCPVCKQAFVDKVRKSGHQ; this is translated from the coding sequence ATGCTGGACGAGCTCGATATCAGGATACTAGAGGTTCTTCTTCACGATCCCCGTGCACCGATATCCCATATTTCCAAGGAGACAGGCCTTAGCAGGCCTACAGTACGGGCGAGGCTAAAAAAGCTACTCGAGAGCGGGATAGTGAAGGGTTTCCGTATAGAACTAGACGAAGAGAAGATGGGTAGCAGGACGTTCCTGCTCACACTGTCAGTGAAGAACGCCGACGAAGCTATAAAGGAAATCCTTGGCTTCGGCGGGGTATACGAGGTCTACGTCTCGCCCGGACAACAGAATCTCCTAGTATTCCTGCACGCCAGCGATATAGACTTCTTGGCAAACATCCTGGACTTCGCTAAGAAACTTGACCCCCTCGCGGAGCTCAGACTCGTAACCTCCATTATCCGGGTAGACAGGAGTATTGAGAGGATCATCGCCAGTGGGAAGGCCACTATTCACTGTGAAACCTGCGGCACTCTAATAAGGGGCACTCCGTTTACATACACGCACGGTAACAGGAAACACTACTTCTGCTGTCCCGTGTGCAAGCAGGCATTCGTTGACAAAGTTAGGAAAAGCGGCCACCAATAA